In Setaria viridis chromosome 5, Setaria_viridis_v4.0, whole genome shotgun sequence, the genomic stretch tatgactacttatttctgcctatttacggcttgcaaaagcaagctTCGCTGAGCTACTCAGCTCCCGGGGCAAAATTGCCTacatgcggcttgtaataacaagtctgcaaatttttttgagttattcaactgaccggacaaaattgtccaaaagAGGCTTGCAAAGACAAGCCCGCAATTAaattcatgagttagttaactcattggacaaatctaTCCCTTAACGGCTTGCTACTTCGGGAGGTTAACTAAACTACCCAAGATATCTTCTACTAGATAAGTGtgtctagtcgcggcttgtaataacaagtttgcaattCCAGGttttcaagagcacaacatcaatacaacccagagaggttgtaaagataggctctagtcaaAGAAACCTTGAAGAGACTACTCGTCCAAGAGGTATAACTACCTAGATGCCTTCAGTACTCGTACTCCGCAGAAAAGAGTCACATCCAAAAGTACCCTACATCGTGTATCTGAAGAAGCttatcaaagaagccttgtgcgcagacacttacatctaccaTACAAGCAACTATCAGGGTAGATCATAATAGGCACTAAAATAACAAGTCGAAAGCAGCAAAAATTGCGATAAGACCTAAAATTATTTACATTTCAcagcattcatatcatgtttatattacaagaACTAATGTTTGCTCCTTTACAAGAATACTCAAGGTCTAAATGATTTGCTACTTCTTCCACGATAGGATCCATCTCTTGCTTGTATTGCTGGAAGAGCTCATCCGAGCAGTCCTCCGCTATCCCCTCTGCAACAAGAGCCCGATCAGTCTgtgggtagaaggacttcacgaAGCCCAGCAGCTGCTGGGAGATGGACTTCGCTATCTTCCGGACGTAAACGGTGAACTTTGCTGGTACATCCTTGAGTATATCGGATAGAGGGcggggctctacaccctcaGTTGTGGGCTCCACCATGTTCGCAATTAGTTGAGCTGCTTCGGATAATTCCTTCAGAGCAAGTCTGGCAGCTTCCAGCTCGGCCTCGCACTCCTAgagggtcttcatggcattgactaGGTCAACCTCACTATCCTcgtgcatcttcttctccttcttcaagTGATGGTCCAGGTTTTCATATAGCGCAGTCAGCTTATCACGCTGGTCCATCACTCGATAGTAGAAGTTCTTCCAGTCAACAACTTGAACCTGGAgatcttcttttattttcttgagcACTGCATGAATAATACAAAAGAAGTTCAGTATTGCAAAGTAAAATCAGTACTCGAAGATCAAGGGAGAAGATCAATTACCTCTCAGTTGCTGTTTCAAAGACTTGTTGCGCCTTCTGAGATGGTCATTTTCCTCCTCAAACTACTGGACACTATTCTGGTACTCGCGGCTTGTCCATCGTATTTCATCAGCAGCctggaggagtactccctctcctttGCAAGCTCCTTGGCAACGGTCTCAGCACAGAGTACCGAGTCCCCATAGCCTTGCAACATCTGAGATTTTCGCCGGGAGTGTCTGATGACATCCAACACCACAAAAATATGTACTCGTGTCAGGGTACGGGTACTGATTTGAAGTtatggaagaagcaagatgaAACTTACCTCTGCATATACACGAATGCGgtggtacatctccatcatttCGACCACCATCTCAATGTCTAGCAGTGGGTCGTCGATCAACTGAATGTCTTGAAGATTAATTCCTCCAGCTGCCAGTGGGTCCTCATGCGCTTCAAAATCTACCGCGCTGAGTGGAACCATAGCATGGCTTGTCGACGGACCCGGCTCGGAAGATGGGATGGCCGCCACGACTTACAGCTCTCTCGCTGCTTCGGTCCCTACCTttggcttgggggctacaagagtagccacAGTGCTAGAGGTAGTTGCACTGCAGCTTCGGGCACTGGTTGCTCGAGGCTAGCACTACATCGTCAGTCAAGGAAGCTATTATATCCTACATCAATGCTGCTACGAGAGATATGGCACCTGGGGTACTCACCGGCAAAGGATGTTCTTCTGACAGCAGACTTGTTGACGCTGGGGTAATATCCTGGACCAAGTGGCTACTACCATCGGTCACAAACTTTAAGCTCGGCCCTCCAAGTTCCACGTTAGAGAATTTCCTACATAAGACAAGTTTTTCATATACATACAACAAGTCGATCGCAAattacaattagtactcaaaatgaGTAGCAAGACTTACTTTGAATATCTCCTCAGCTTCTTTGGCGCAGTGGCTTGATGGTCGAAGACGGCTTCTTTGGCCTGGCTTGGTAGGTTGCAGTGTGATCATCGCCAGCCTTCAACACCGCCTCTGTTCTTCGCGTAGTTCTTGCACTGGCAGGGTCCACCTCAACAACGAGAGGTTCCAGGTCATCTTCAATCTCAATGACCTGCTCGATTGCTGGCAGCTGGTGTTGTGCAACTTCAGTAGTCGCCCTCTCCACCTCGGTCACCTCCCTAACTATCTAAAAACAACCAATGCCATATTGACTAGACATGGTGGTATTGGATTTACTTACTGagagtactcgatcctcagtATCCTGCCCTTCTTCATAGGATATTACCGCTAGGGGCAAGTCCTCTACAGTAAGAGGCTTCCTCACGGCACGCCTTACAGTGATGGTCCGTTTTTTCGTAGGCGGCGGAGCAAGCACAGCTTCGAGATCATCTTTAGCTGCGCACTTCGATGATCTAGAGGACGACCTAGGCTTATCAGATGGTTGGGCCTTCAGTTCAAAGTCTTCTGTAGCTTCAAAATCAGAGCTACTGGAAGTTTCGaccacttcttcttcttcctcctcctcagcttcACTCCCCACGCTCGCTACCGTATGGACGCGAGGAGCAGTTTTAATGTCTTCTaatctaggaggaggaggagtagagcagtactccctccgtataggaaaaggaagtcgttttggacagcaacacggtctccaaagcattactttgactccttatttttataaaaatatttatcaaaaagtgatatatgtatatttttatgaaggtatttttcaagacaaatctatttatatggctttcacattttCAAACTCAaaaacttaaaagttattcatgatttatattcccaatgtttgacccaaaccttgtccaaaacgactttcttttcctatacggagggagtacaaataTACATCTTCCTGCACAGATAGATAAGTTAGTACATCCAAACATTACCAAAATGAGTACTCGAAGGCTGcagccacgggtacttacaacTTTTTGGCGGGTTGGCAGCGCAGAACTCTCGCACAATTGTGAGGATTTCACCCGCATTCTTGAACATGTGCCTCAACCACGCCATGACCTCATCTACACTAAGTTCCTCCAAAGATAGCCTGGATAGGTCATTGACACCTGAGTACTTGTAGCCCCAGCGGCATCGCAGTTGCAAGGGTTGAACTCACCACTTCATGAAACTAAAAGCTACTCCAACTCCTGTTAATCCTTATTGCTTGAGTTTGGCTATCCTTCCAGGAGTTCGGGTAGCTGCAAGCAGTCTCCATGGCTTGGCTCATCCAACCATCTGTTGTTCTAAGTTGGGCGATGACCAGTTAACTTGGGGAGCTTGGGGTCGTGGTTGCCGATATAGTACTACTTCTCTTTCCATCCAGAATGTGAATCAATCAACACGTAATCCAAGCAGAGGCCCTTGAGTTTCTCCCTCATTTGAATCCCGGCACCTCTGACTACTTTGGTGTGTTCCCTCTTAGGTTGTGGCTTTACATGGAAGAACTTGTGGGACAACAGAAGTGAGTTTGGATCCCCAAGAAGGCTTtgcacaaatgcacaaaaaaATGTGACGTGTAGAATGCCATTAGGATTCAGGTAAACAAACTCCAACTTGTAGTAATCTAAGAGACCAATGAAGAAGTCGGAGGCAAGCAATGCAAGACCACGCTCAATGAAATGTGCAAAGATTACTATTTCCTCCGTGTATGTCTCCAAAGGCCATGGGTTGCCGAAGGCAGGCCTCCAATTGATGACATCTTTTTCTTGGAAGAGGTTGGTCGCTCCCAGCGCCTTGATATCTTCCTCCTTTAGTGACGATCGATTCTAGGCATAGGCAGGAGTCGGTGATGCAGATTGATCTGTCTTTCTGTATTTGGGTGTCGGgagttggatctccttcttcttctccgccttcttcttcccacccTCAACCGCCTTGGCTGCAGCTGCTTTCGTCCCCATCCTTGTTGCCACGGTTGTCTTCTTTAGCATACGCTCAGGGGCTGAGTAGTGGGAAACAACGACGCTAGTGCTCGAGGATCGaacagcggcggcgctagggctacagtgtggaagttgaaagagcagatggcaatggtaaaatggaagggatgttttcctccgttatttataaccgcggcaCGGTAACAACAGTAGGAATAAAGGAATATTTAGGAATATTCGAAAGAAATAAGATTACTattcagagatggtcacgttgaccgaaggttgacccttatacccaccaaactactCGGATAACGGCTCAGGGGCTATGTGCCATGTGTccattagcaaaaaaaaattctctggGTTTTTAGGGAAAATAATgcaaattacaagattgaccctaagcctgattcttcgattcaacctaaggctcgggggctactccatatggagtgcgactttcgtcacATGTCCATATAAAAATTGAACATTGAAGGATTCAAGATCGAGTTAagtgaggcttgagcacattccagCCACATGGCAGTGCTCGAGtacatttgaagactcaacctgATGAAGTGCTCgaagaacaaaaaaaactagtcggtgaagcctacaaaagtactcaagaCTACTatatttgactacaaagtactcaggagcttgtcgtacatacatctattagcccaccagaagatttggacagtcctaaatacagGGCTGAACACCGAGACCTATTTGACATGGAAGATATGGCGTAGGACGACGTAGTCTACGTAACAAgatagaaactagtcgaggattagaaaaagtaCTCGTAACAATCAGAATATATCTCGGCTAGTCGAATCCAACttgtattcttgtaaatcaaccgacctgtaaccctgcctccaataatataaggtgaggtagggaccccctctaaagcaattcaatgcaaccaacacacatgatgtaagtattacgcaatctagcggcccgaacctgtctaaattgtatgtatgtgttcaccttcgagtttctgatctcgacgagccccacaaactaaacactacctcaggcaccccctaataggttgccgggtctaaacaccgatattATGCGAGGTTAAGACCTCTTGACGGGACTCAACGAAGGAGGCGCCTCGAGGCTGAATGTTCGCCTCAGATCGCGGATGAAGCCTCGAGGCTGGACTATCGACTTCGAGTGAAGATGAAGTGTCGAAATTAGAAGGCGGACGGCGTGAGAAACGTGACCACGTGGaagagttcaatttgtacatgtttTCTTTAATGACttttatgtacggcatatcctaggaataTAGTGGTTGGGTAaggacattcttgaaatataAAGTAGGTCATGaatcactataaaaggagagtCCTACTCCATTATGAAGGGAGATCAGTTTTTCCAATTACAAGTATTATTTTCATTGTAACTCGAATTTGTTCGGTATCAAATTCCTTTCATTTGTCCTTTGAGACCAGCACCCTTCCTCACCGTGAAAACGTGGTAAACTAGCACCCGGCCTCTGCATTCGCCCACTAAAGCGATGGCCGCGCCACCAAATGGCCCCTGGATGCAATCGGCGATCGACAACTCCCTCCGCGAATCATGAAGCACCCGACAATTCCAATTCACCATCACCATGTCTCTGCTACGGGACAAGACCCAAAGCAGGATACTGTATCGTTTTCATACTGATGTTCCACAGGCCATTTTAGTCAGAGGCTCAGAGCCACATGCTGTTAAGAGACGCACGGTGTGCCCCCCACCCCCCGTTCCAAGCCTCCACTATAAATACGCCATGTTGCTGCGGCGCCCCTCAGCAGAATTCACCATCGTTACTggccctgcaggctgcagccaaAAAAATGGCACGTTCTTCTTCCTGCACGAGTTCGTGGGCACGGCGTCTCCCGTGCTTCGATGGCGACAGTAGCAACAGATTCAGTGGCCGCAACCTCGCCGGCGATCTCCTGCCGTCGCTTGGTGCGACGACACAGCAGCCTCCCAAGCTCAGGAAATACCTTGTGTCACCCTACGATCCGCGTTACAAGTACGAGTTCTTGCATTTTCGTATATGGACTGATGATCCATTCACGATCAGGAACTGGTTTATATTTTCTTCCTGTGGTTGCAGGGTCTGGGAGATATTTCTGATCCTGCTCGTGGTGTACTCGGCGTGGATATGCCCGCTGGAGTTCGCGTTCCTGAGGTACCTGCCCAGGGCCCCTTTCGTCGTGGACGATGTCGTCAACGGGTTCTTCGCTGTCGACATCGTGCTCACTTTCTTCGTCCCGTACGTCGACAGCAAGTCCCACCTCCTCGTCGACGACCCCAAGAAAATAGCAGCCAGGTGCAGTGCTCGCACTTAAACTTTTCTGCAGTTTCTGAATAATGGCAACGCACAAGtgttctgaagtctgaacttgcTGTTCTTGGGCTGTCTGCAGGTACCTGTCGTCTTGGTTTGTCTTCGATGTCTGCTCGACATTCCCGTTCCACTCCATCAGCCTCCTGTTCAACAGGCACGAGCACAGCCTTGGACTCAAGTTCCTCAACGTTCTCAGGCTTTGGCGGCTGCGCAGGGTCAGCTCCTTATTTGCAAGGTAAGCAATAGTAGAACACTGCACAGTGCACACTGATGAACACATCATGACACTGGTCAGCGCAACCAACTAATAACAGTGCCATGCTGTAGGCTTGAGAAGGACATCCGGTTCAACTACGCTGTGATACGCTGCACAAAGCTCATCTCGGTACGTCAGATCATTCTTCCTCTGCAGCAGAACCGTGTTCATCATCGCCGTGCAGGATCATTGACCTGCAGTCTCTGCACCAAACTGGCCATGCAGGTGACCCTGTTCGCGATCCACTGCGCCGGGTGCATCAACTACCTGATCGCGGACCGGTACCCGGACCCGCGGCGGACGTGGATCGGCGCCGTCATGCCGGACTTCCGGGAGGCCGGGCTGTGGGTCCGGTACGTGACGTCCCTGTACTGGTCCATCACGACGATGACCACCACCGGGTACGGCGACCTCCACGCCGAGAACACCCGGGAGATGCTGTTCGGCGTCGCCTACATGCTCTTCAACCTCTGGCTCACCGCCTACCTCATCGGCAACATGACCAACCTCGTCGTCCACAGCACCAGCCGCACCAGGGACTTTGTATGCCCATGCCTTCATCAATCTCTAAATGCCCCTGATGATACGCAGGATATGACTGACCTGTATCTGCTGCATGAAATGCAGAGGGACATGGTCCAGGCGGCTTCAGAGTTCACGGCGAGGAACCAGCTGCCACAGCAGATCGAGGAGCAGATGCTAAACCACATATGCCTGAGGTTCAGGACGGAGGGGATCAAGCAGCAGGAGATGCTGGATATCCTCCCCAAGGCGATGCGATCCAGCACCTCTCTGTATCTCTTCTATCCGGTCGTGCAAGGGTCCTACCTGTTCAAGGGAGTTTCCTCAGGTTTCATCCAGCAACTGGTGAGGGAAACCTGCCATTAGCGCTCTGGCCTCTGGAGATGCAGCAGTGGAGGCCTGGACGGACGCTTACAAAGTTGGTGGAACTGTAACGTGCAGGTGACGGAGATGCAGGCTGAGTACTTCGCCCCGAAGGAGGATATCATGCTGCAGAACGACAAACCGTCAGACCTGTATCTTCTTGTATCCGGAGCAGTGGTACGTGTAACATTGCTTATGGTCAATGTGTAAATTTCCTTGAACTTTTGACTACATGATTGACCGAATGTGTGTGCATTTCATTCGCAGGACATTCTGGCATTCCTTGATGGAACAGAGCAGGTAATGTGGCATCCTTAGTTCCTCACTTAAAATTTAAAACGAAGATAACACACATACGAAACTGCAAAGAATGCCATCTGTACTCTGAAGTACTTACTGTTAACGATACTACTGTTCATATTCCAGATCTATGGAAAAGTAGCCGAGGGGGAGCTACTAGGGGAGATAGGGGTCATGTCCAACAAGCCACAGCCGTTCACTTTCCGGGCTACAAAACTTTCCCAGATTCTGAGAATCAGCAGGTCCAAGCTGATGGACATCATGCAAGAAAATAGAGAGGACGGTCAGACCATCAGCAGCAACTTCCAGCAAGTAAAACGCTTGAGCACGACCATATTTAACGTTTAGTAACTCATGAGCTCAAATAATCTAACTGCTTCTTGCTTCGAATGTACAGAAACTCCGTATGGAGCAACGACTGTAGGTCGCAATGCATCAAGCCGATCCGGTCCCTGCATTTGAACAGAGGCTGGATCCCTGAGGCGGTCTGATGGTCAAAGGACGCAACATGTTGAAGTTTTGCTCGAATAAGCTTAAGGCTATATATTTGGGCAAAATTAACATTACGTTCAAAAGTGTTACGTGGAGTGTTGAATTTTGCTGTATTTTAAAGCACAAACTTAGTGTAGTACAGTAGTAGCGCCTTCGCTGCGTTAAAATAGCAGCAGCAGAGAAGACCAAGACAAGATGGGCCGAAAGTACCGTTAGTTTCGGCTCTTCGGCCTAGGAATAGTGAGCGGGGTCGATTTGTCTAGGACTGGGCCTTTCGCAATTATCGTCAAAGGCTGCTCTTGGGCAAAACATGTCCAACTAATCATGGGCCTCTTCTGTTCTGCTAGTTGCTTCTGGGCTACGCCAATGGTATCAAACGCACATACTCACTCTTCGTGCAGTTCATAGCCCTAAAACGCTAATCAAATATGCGATCACGGGAAATACGATCACACGGTCTGCATTGAACTACTGCGCATCAAATTTTCGCAGAGGTAAAACAAAGCACATCACCGCTACAATAGTTCATCGTACCAAACCACTTTGCTTGTCAAACATACAAACACGACCGCCGCTACCATTACTCCACCAACCGCCATGATTGGGCAGGGCGCAGGAGGGGGGAACACGTTTGAAAACCAAAGCGGGGACCCTCCCGGTCCTCGACGGCACGCTCAAACTCAAACCACCTGTCCTGTGTCCTCGACGGCACGCGCAAACCGAACAGAACAGAAAACAGAAGAGAAGCACGCGCCGCCACGGACGGCCTTCCTCGCGATGGCCAGACTCGAGAGCCCGGCAAACGGGCAAAGCATCGCCTTTCACGGTTTCACCTGGGCCCTGGCCAGCGCCGTGCCGTACTGCTTTGGATTCCCTCCGCCGGCTCGCGTGACCGTTCCAGCGCAACGGCTAGCTGCTGACCGGCCACCTGCCTTCTCCTCCGGCTAACTTTTTAACGGCTACTACTCGACTCGACGACCAGCCGTCTGGGCCTGGGCATGGTCCccaccgcccgccccgccgAATTCGAACGTTTCCGAAGCTCAAGCTGCGGCCCCTCCCCCAGTCCCCACCCCCAACGGCTACATTCCTCTCGTCCCCGCTATAAATCCGCCGCGCCACCTCTTCCCCACACAACACTCACAAACCCCCTagagcgcagcagcagcagcagcagcgagtcCCCCGGCATCCTCGGTCTCCGGTCTCTTGCTGCTTGCCCAGCGCCGCCCGAGCTCGCGATTCCTTCTCGCCCGTTGTCTGTCTCAATGGCCGCCTCGACCAAGaccgtcgccgccctcctcgccgcggtGCTCCTCGCGCTGGTCGCGTCCGCGGCAGCCAGCAGGAAGCTGGAGGAGGACGCCGCCCTCCTGGGCAACCTCGCAccggcgcccgcgccagccgtgggcgccgccgcggggatcgccggcgccgcgcccgggGCGTGGGCCGTCGCCGCCCTGGTCTCGCTCGTCGCCTTCCTCGCGCACTGAGGGGGCGCGGCTGGCCTTTTCTCGGGATCTGCGGGGAGCGATTAATGGAGGGGGAAGGAGAATCCTGTGATCTGGATTggtgggagaggagaggggaggggaatATTTGTGTTCGTTCTGTTTGGTGTAGGCGTTCCCAGTGCTGCTGATCTCTCTTTTGCCTGTATAAGAGAGGATTATGTTTTTGTAATAATATCATTTATTAGTTATTCTTTTACAATATGGTGATCCCTTCGATTGGCATTATGTTTTGCTCAAGGAAAATTAACCAGCGGCAGAATTTGGTAATGCCACAAAAGTGGGGCAGCGGTTAAAAATTATGCGTAGGTGAAAAGACGATTCAGAGCGAGAGAGTGTTAATTGTCGCTGACTCTGACTGCAACTCGAATTATCGCGCTGTCAATTTGTGTTTTACTTTCTAGAATCACTGCATTGTTCTTTGTCAAGAACCACTCCACCCTGCAGACATTCTAGGTGAACTGCAAAACGGCATGCAGACCAGCAGCATCATCAATGAAATCTTCGAGGCTGCTGCAATGTTTTCTTTAGCCCACCCCTTAATTGGGCTTCATTAGGCCCCAGCTGTCTACTAGCCCACATAAGACTTCTGAATAATGTAGGCCCGTTTGCTCGTTCGGCCTGGCAGCAGGTGGTAAAATGGCAGCCCAACAAGATCGAGTGAGCGAAACAGCACTCGCTCGCCTGCTGAGAATGAACGATCGATCGTTCGGCTTCGGCGTCGGCCTCTCCCCGCCCACCGCCATTCGTGCGATTCCGTTGTGCGTTGCGTGCTCGAAATCTCGCAGGGTTGCTCTCAGCGAGTCAGCGACGCATGGGCGAAACATTTTTGGGTGCCGCCTTCGATCTCCTCGGGATCGGGACCATCATTCCCCACGCCTCCACAGACCACGGGACCCGTCGCGCGTTTTCGCTGCGGTTTTCCTAGCGtcctccgcccccacccccaACCATATATCCACGCCCCTGAGCAGCCACCGgggctccagcctccaggcAATAATTTCGTGATCCGCTCGTCCGCTGCAGCCTTTCCTGCGTCTCGTAGTGAAGGCTGTGGCGCTGGCGCCCCCCTTCGTCAACCTGATCATGAATTCAGATCCAGGGCgcaaaaaaagaaggaaaacggCTAACAGTGCCGCACGTGCTTTTAATTCCAGGGCTATTGAGGTGACGGTACCACTAGCGCGTGATGCGCTTCAGGGGAGAGGAGAACGGCCGGGGGATCGTCTTCATCTCCTGCCGCCACTATCGCCACTTTGGCCACGATGCCAGTTGTTGATGAGGCATCCCATGTGTTCAGATGAACCTGTGCGGCAACCTAATATTGTACGTACGAAGGACACTCGGATTGGCTATAAATCACTCAAAAAGCAATTTCCTAACTTATATAATATAATCTATTATCCTTACACTACAGTTGTAAATATTATGAACCAAACACCCTGGAATATCTTTTTTAGAAGAATTTTAATTGGGGATACCAGTTTTCTGAAGGGAGGGACAATTTTACATGGGAATTACATAGCCAAGGTGATTTTACTGTAAGATTTATGTATCAATATCTCATAAACAAGGATACTTTCCCCACCAATAAATTTATATAAAGGATACTTCTCCCACTAATAAATTTATATGAAAGGTAAAGATCCCtctaaaaattaaaattttactTTGGTACCTCCAACGAGGTGTTGTTTTAACAAAGGATAACTTAGATAAGAGAAACTGGTCTGGAAGTCAAAAGTGTTGCTTCTGTGAttgtaatgaaacaattaaGCCTCTCTTTTTTATTGTCAACATGCCATGACAATTTGGAGAGTTGTTAATATAGCTATTGGGTTAACCCCGCCAAAATCAATAGTGCATATGCTTGAAAATTGGTT encodes the following:
- the LOC117855845 gene encoding potassium channel KAT3, with protein sequence MLLRDARCAPHPPFQASTINTPCCCGAPQQNSPSLLALQAAAKKMARSSSCTSSWARRLPCFDGDSSNRFSGRNLAGDLLPSLGATTQQPPKLRKYLVSPYDPRYKVWEIFLILLVVYSAWICPLEFAFLRYLPRAPFVVDDVVNGFFAVDIVLTFFVPYVDSKSHLLVDDPKKIAARYLSSWFVFDVCSTFPFHSISLLFNRHEHSLGLKFLNVLRLWRLRRVSSLFARLEKDIRFNYAVIRCTKLISVTLFAIHCAGCINYLIADRYPDPRRTWIGAVMPDFREAGLWVRYVTSLYWSITTMTTTGYGDLHAENTREMLFGVAYMLFNLWLTAYLIGNMTNLVVHSTSRTRDFRDMVQAASEFTARNQLPQQIEEQMLNHICLRFRTEGIKQQEMLDILPKAMRSSTSLYLFYPVVQGSYLFKGVSSGFIQQLVTEMQAEYFAPKEDIMLQNDKPSDLYLLVSGAVDILAFLDGTEQIYGKVAEGELLGEIGVMSNKPQPFTFRATKLSQILRISRSKLMDIMQENREDGQTISSNFQQKLRMEQRL
- the LOC117855597 gene encoding uncharacterized protein; this translates as MAASTKTVAALLAAVLLALVASAAASRKLEEDAALLGNLAPAPAPAVGAAAGIAGAAPGAWAVAALVSLVAFLAH